A single Acropora palmata chromosome 5, jaAcrPala1.3, whole genome shotgun sequence DNA region contains:
- the LOC141880772 gene encoding uncharacterized protein LOC141880772 gives MADDQYNFGKLTLKRRDRYCEYMRHSNPYKFQAARRRKGNLYKSKQSSTGTHNDLIKCDVEELIPEGSQAQPFVCMADCLHGNVAELFLAETNSMMPGEACSYLQVNNMNSSSEFPLEDEDNLRIILDEFELLDFANSNTFEQFVKDADACSDFFSEKLSCFHCIVRNKRIAII, from the exons atggcggatgATCAATACAACTTCGGAAAGCTAACACTAAAACGAAGAGATCGCTACTGCGAATACATGCGTCACTCTAATCCATACAAATTTCAAGCAGCAAGAAGACGAAAAGGCAATCTCTACAAATCGAAACAATCATCAACTGGTACACACAATGACTTAATTAAATGCGATGTCGAAGAACTGATTCCCGAAGGATCACAAGCACAGCCTTTTGTATGCATGGCGGACTGTCTGCATGGCAATGTTGCTGAACTTTTTCTGGCAGAAACAAACAGTATGATGCCTGGTGAAGCCTGCAG CTATTTACAAGTAAACAACATGAATAGTTCAAGTGAATTTCCCTTGGAAGATGAAGACAACTTGAGAATAATCTTAGACGAATTTGAACTGCTAGATTTCGCCAATTCAAACACTTTTGAACAATTTGTCAAAGATGCGGATGCTTGCTCGGACTTTTTCAGTGAAAAATTAAGTTGCTTCCACTGCATAGTGAGAAATAAAAGGATAGCCATTATTTGA